From the genome of Terriglobales bacterium:
ATGGCGGGCAGACCTTCGGAGGTGCCCGGCACCTTGATCATGAGATTCTCGCGGCCCACCTCTTGCCACAGGCGCCGGGCCTCCCCGATGGTGGCCTGGGTCTGCTTGGCCAGCCGCGGCGAGACCTCCAGGCTGACGTATCCGTCCCGCCCACCGGTCTTCTGGTAGACGGGATAGAGGACGTCGGCGGCGTCCTGGATGTCGCGGATAGCGATGCGCTCGAAGGTCTCCTCCGGACTCAGGTCCTCGGCCGCCAGCGCCTTGAGGATGTTGGCGTAATCGGTGCTGCCGGTGATGGCCTTTTCGAAGATGGCGGGATTGGAGGTCACGCCCCGCAACCCATCCTGGTCCACGAAGCGCTGCAATTCCCCGCTGGTGATGAGGCTGCGGCGAATGTAGTCCAGCCAGACCGACTGGCCGAACTCCTGCAGACGCATGAGCCGGTTGGCGGAAGTCGCGGCCGGGGCGGGTTCCGCGGTGGTGGCGACTGGATTCATAGGCTGGCCTCCTTCTCAGCTCTTGCGGGAGAGCAACTCCTGCGCCGTGGCCACGATCGCCTCCGGGGTGAAGCCGAACTTCTTCAGCAATTCCTTCAGCGGGGCCGAGGCCCCGAAGGTGTGCATGCCGATGCACTTGCCCTCCAAGCCGACGTAGCGGTCCCAACCGCAGTCGGAGGCCTGCTCCACCGAGATGCGGCGGCGCACCGCGGCGGGCAGCACGCTCTCACGGTACTCCGGGGTCTGGCGGTCGAACAATTCCCACGAAGGCATGCTGACCACGCGCGCCTTCACCCCCGCAGCCGTGAGCTGCTCATAGGCGGCGATGCACAGCGCGACCTCGCTGCCGGTGCCGATCAGGATGATCTCCGGCCGGCCGCCGGGAGCGTCGGCCAGGACGT
Proteins encoded in this window:
- a CDS encoding transketolase C-terminal domain-containing protein, giving the protein HDSIGVGEDGPTHQPVEQLVSLRAIPHLVVMRPADANEVAECWRALMHFKHQPAALILSRQALPTLDRAKYAPAAGAARGAYVLADAPGGRPEIILIGTGSEVALCIAAYEQLTAAGVKARVVSMPSWELFDRQTPEYRESVLPAAVRRRISVEQASDCGWDRYVGLEGKCIGMHTFGASAPLKELLKKFGFTPEAIVATAQELLSRKS